A DNA window from Ammospiza caudacuta isolate bAmmCau1 chromosome 21, bAmmCau1.pri, whole genome shotgun sequence contains the following coding sequences:
- the ADAMTSL2 gene encoding ADAMTS-like protein 2 encodes MMKISKWRWSSISISAKLQLKGTLALLLVGNVVFVIAQDLAQTSNSLEEGSDVTAYWWGEWTKWTACTRTCGGGVKSQERHCLRQRRKSVSGLANKTCTGTSKRYQLCKVQECPVNGRSFREEQCSSFNSHVYNGRTYQWKPLYPDDYVHISSKPCDLHCTTVDGQRQLMVQARDGTSCKYTDFRGVCVSGKCEPIGCDGILFSTHTLDKCGVCQGDGSSCTHVTGSYRKGNSHLGYSLVTHIPAGARDIQIVERKKSADVLAVADEAGYYFFNGNYKVDSPKNFNIAGTVFKYRRPMDVYETGIEYIVAQGPTNQGLNIMVWNQNGKNPSITFEYTLLRKPHSKNLQPIFYTFSESESEESREFNGDVPLGFIQHNATYFGKISSERIDLENQVFGRQDTEEDLNLSKGQETNEVYERAETIDCEPKLKGKQPQDSNVTRSTYQTDHDDREPEARLSSREFLLENAITDKLLGKTSDSKELLLNVTMNSIFAQGDPTNSVGSPLDSLYVDYEDSDGLVTYSVNSTFMELSNGKATNTSAETPFSNATVTMSSPQGNRTHKARNRLKLLRKGQGVSAADMYRWKLSSHEPCSSTCTTGVMSTYAMCVRYDGIEVDDAYCDAMTRPEPIHEFCAGRECQPRWETSSWSECSRTCGEGYQFRIVRCWKMISPGFDSSVYSDLCEAADIARPDERKVCKNPACGPQWEMSEWSECPARCGERSVVTRDIRCSEEEKLCDASARPLAEKNCTGPPCDRQWTVSDWGPCSGGCGQGRMIRHVYCKTSDGRVVPESQCNLDTKPLAIHPCGDKNCPSHWLAQDWERCNTTCGRGVKKRIVLCLEIVNGKIKTRSPSDCDVAKKPVEESTCFERPCFKWYTTPWSECTKTCGIGVRMRDVKCYQGKDIVRGCDPLVKPVGKQTCDLQPCPTEPPDDSCQDQAGTNCALAIKVNLCSHWYYSKACCRSCRAPHS; translated from the exons AT GATGAAGATATCCAAGTGGAGGTGGAGCAGCATCTCCATCAGTGCTAAGCTGCAGCTGAAAGGCACCCTGGCCCTTCTTCTTGTGGGCAATGTTGTCTTTGTCATAGCTCAG GACCTGGCACAGACGTCCAACAGCCTGGAGGAAGGGTCAGATGTCACTGCTTACTGGTGGGGAGAGTGGACCAAGTGGACAGCGTGCACCAGGACCTGTGGGGGAGGCGTGAAATCCCAGGAGAGGCACTGCCTGAGGCAGAG AAGGAAGTCAGTGAGTGGGCTGGCTAATAAAACTTGCACTGGAACATCCAAGAGATACCAGCTCTGCAAAGTCCAA GAGTGCCCTGTGAACGGAAGGAGCTTCCGAGAGGAGCAGTGCTCGTCCTTTAACTCCCATGTGTACAATGGCAGAACCTATCAATGGAAACCTTTATATCCTG ATGACTATGTTCACATTTCTAGCAAGCCCTGTGACCTTCATTGCACCACCGTGGATGGTCAGAGACAGTTAATGGTTCAGGCCAGGGATGGAACATCCTGCAAATACACGGATTTCCGAGGGGTTTGCGTGTCTGGAAAATGTGAG CCCATTGGCTGTGATGGCATTCTCTTTTCCACCCACACCTTGGATAAATGTGGAGTTTGCCAAGGAGATGGGAGCAGCTGCACCCACGTAACCGGCAGTTACCGGAAAGGAAATTCTCATCTTG GCTATTCCCTGGTCACGCACATTCCCGCCGGAGCGAGGGATATCCAGATAGTGGAACGGAAAAAGTCTGCAGATGTTCTGG CTGTGGCTGATGAAGCTGGGTACTATTTCTTCAATGGGAACTATAAAGTGGACAGCCCAAAGAACTTCAACATTGCAGGCACGGTGTTCAAGTACCGCCGGCCCATGGACGTGTACGAGACTGGCATCGAGTACATTGTTGCCCAGGGACCCACAAATCAAGGGCTGAACATAATG GTCTGGAATCAAAATGGCAAGAACCCATCCATCACGTTTGAATACACTCTGCTGAGGAAGCCACACTCAAAGAACCTGCAGCCCATCTTCTACACCTTCTCCGAGTCGGAGAGCGAGGAGAGCCGCGAGTTCAACGGGGACGTGCCACTGGGCTTCATCCAGCACAATGCAACCTATTTTGGGAAAATCTCCAGTGAAAGGATAGACTTGGAGAAccaggtgtttggaaggcagGACACGGAGGAAGATTTAAACTTGAGCAAAGGTCAGGAAACCAATGAGGTCTATGAAAGAGCAGAAACAATTGACTGTGAGCCAAAACTGAAGGGCAAACAACCCCAAG ATTCAAACGTAACCAGGTCTACTTACCAGACAGACCATGACGACAGAGAGCCCGAGGCCAGGCTCAGCTCCAGGGAGTTCCTTCTGGAGAATGCCATCACGGACAAGCTGCTGGGCAAGACCTCAGactccaaggagctgctgctcaacGTCACCATGAACAGCATTTTCGCCCAGGGAGACCCAACCAACTCGGTGGGGTCACCCCTTGACAGCCTCTACGTGGACTATGAGGACAGCGATGGCCTCGTCACCTACTCGGTGAACAGCACCTTCATGGAGCTGAGCAATGGCAAAGCCACCAACACCTCTGCAGAGACGCCCTTCTCCAACGCCACCGTCACCATGAGCAGCCCCCAGGGGAACAGAACCCACAAAGCAAG AAACAGATTGAAGTTGTTAAGAAAGGGCCAAGGTGTGAGTGCTGCTGACATGTACAGGTGGAAGCTTTCCTCCCACGAACCCTGCAGCTCTACATGCACCACAG GAGTGATGTCCACCTATGCCATGTGTGTTCGCTATGATGGGATCGAGGTGGACGATGCCTACTGTGATGCCATGACCCGGCCCGAGCCCATCCATGAGTTCTGTGCTGGGAGAGAGTGCCAGCCAAG GTGGGAGACGAGCAGCTGGAGCGAGTGCTCGCGGACGTGCGGTGAGGGGTACCAGTTCCGCATCGTGCGCTGCTGGAAGATGATCTCACCAGGCTTCGACAGCTCCGTCTACAGCGACCTGTGCGAGGCGGCCGACATCGCCCGGCCCGACGAGCGCAAGGTCTGCAAGAACCCGGCCTGTGGGCCCCAGTGGGAGATGTCCGAGTGGTCAGAG TGCCCGGCGCGCTGCGGGGAGCGGAGCGTGGTGACAAGGGACATCCGCTGCTCGGAGGAGGAGAAGCTCTGCGATGCCAGCGCCCGGCCCCTGGCCGAGAAGAACTGCACGGGGCCACCGTGTGACCGGCAGTGGACAGTGTCCGACTGGGGACCG TGCAGCGGCGGCTgcgggcagggcaggatgaTCCGGCACGTGTACTGCAAAACCAGCGACGGGCGCGTGGTGCCCGAGTCCCAGTGCAACCTGGACACCAAACCCCTGGCCATCCACCCCTGTGGGGACAAGAACTGCCCCTCACACTGGCTGGCACAGGACTGGGAGCGG TGCAACACGACGTGTGGCCGGGGTGTGAAGAAGAGGATCGTGCTCTGCCTGGAGATTGTCAATGGCAAGATCAAGACCCGCAGCCCCTCTGACTGTGATGTGGCCAAGAAGCCCGTGGAGGAGAGCACGTGCTTCGAGAGGCCCTGCTTCAAGTGGTACACCACCCCCTGGTCTGAG TGCACAAAAACCTGCGGGATTGGTGTGAGGATGCGGGATGTGAAGTGCTACCAGGGCAAGGACATCGTGCGGGGCTGCGACCCGCTGGTGAAGCCAGTGGGCAAACAGACCTGTga